Genomic window (Saccharothrix australiensis):
GCGCGGATGTCGACCACCCCTGGCCGCGGTGTGCGGGTGAGCGTGCTGGGTCCGGTGCGCGCCTGGTCGGGCGACGCCGAGCTGGCGCTGGGGCCGGCCCGCCGCCGGGCGGTGTTCGCGGTGCTGGCGGCCAGGGCGAACCGGGTGGTGTCGCGGCACGAGCTGGTCGACGCCGTGTGGGGCACCGCGCCGCCGGCCGGCGTGGTCGGCAGCCTGCACACCTACGTGTCCGGGCTGCGGCGGGCGCTCGGCGACGCCAGGGGCGCGCTCGAGTCGCGGTCGACCGGGTACTCGCTGCGGCTGCCCGAGGGCGCGGTGGACACCGGGCTGTTCGACGCGGCGCGGGCCGAGGGCGGCCGGCTGTTCGCGGCGCGGCGGTGGGCGGAGGCGCGCCGCGCGCTGGGCTCGGCGCTGGGGCTGTGGCACGGCGTCGCCTACGCCGGGGTGCCCGGCCCGTTCGCCGAGCTGGAGCGGCAGCGGCTGGCCGAGCTGCGGCTGGGCGTGGCGGAGCAGCACGCGCGGGTGCGGCTGGCGCTGGGCGAGCACGCCGAGGTGGTCGCGGACCTCGCCGGGCTGGTCGCCGAGCACCCCCGGCACGAGGCGCTGCGGGAGCTGGTGATGCTCGCGCTGCACCGCTCCGGGCGGCAGGCCGAGGCGCTGGAGGTGTTCCAGGACGCGCGCCGGGCGCTGGCGTCGGTGCCGGGCGTCGAGCCGGGGCCCGCGCTGCGCGCGCTGCACCGGGAGATCCTGGCCGGCCTGCCCGCCGCGCCGGTCGAGCCGCCGCGGCTGTTCCGCGTGCCGCCGCGCGTGGCGCGGGCGGCCGACGAGCCGGGCCGGGTGTTCGTCGGCCGTGCCGAGGAGACCGCGCGGCTGCGCGAGCTGGTGTCCGACGTGCTCGCCGGGCGCGGCGCGGCCGTGTGGGTCGAGGGCGAGGCGGGCATCGGGAAGTCCGAGCTGCTCACCGTCGCGCTGGCGGACGCGGGCGAGCGGGGCTGCCAGGTCGGCTGGGCGGTCGCCGACGAGCCGGGCAGGCGGTACCCGCTCCAGGTGATCATGGACTGCCTCGGCGTGCACCCGGCCTCGCCCGACCCGCGGCGGGCCGAGGCCGCCGCGCGGCTGCGCGCCGAACCCGCGGCGGGCGGCTGGGTACCGGCGGACCCGGTGCCGATCGCGGTGGACCAGCTCGTCACCCTGGTCGACCGGGTGTGCGCGACCGCGCCGCTGGTGCTGGTGGTCGACGACCTGCACTGGGCGGACGACGCCAGCGTCCTGCTGTGGCACCGGCTGGCCACCGCGACCAGGCAGCTGCCGCTGCTGCTGGTGGCGGCGACCAGGCCCGACCCCGGTCGGCGCGAGCTGGCCAGGGTGCGGCACGGCGTCGAGGCGCGCAACGGGCACGTCCTGGCGCTGCGGCCCCTCGTGCCGGTGGACGCGGAGGCGCTGATCGGCCACGCCGTCGGCGCGCGGCCCGGCGCGACGCTGCGCGAGCTGGTCCGCCGCGCCGCGGGCAACCCGCTCCACCTCACCGAGGCCGCGAACGCCCTGGTGCGCAACCGCTCCGTGCGGGTGACCGCCGGGGTCGCCGAGGTCGACCCGGCCTTCACCGAGGAGGTGCCGCGGTCGCTGCTGGACGCCGTCGAGCGCACGCTGGAGTTCCTGTCCGAGGAGGCGCGGGAGGTGCTGCGCCTCGCGGCGCTGCTCGGCGTGGAGTTCCGGGTGGCCGAGCTGACGGCGGTGACCGGGCGGTCGCCGCTGGAGCTGGTGGGCGTCCTGGAGGAGGCGGTCGCGGCCACCGTCGTGGTCGAGGCGGGCGACGACCTCGCGTTCCGGCACCCGTACCTGCGGCAGGCGCTGCGCGCGGGCGTGCCCGGCGGGGTGCGCGCGGCGCTGCACCGGCACGCCGCCGAGGCGCTGGCGGGCGTGGGCGCGCCGGTCGAGCGGATCGCCGAGCACCTGGTGGCCGACCCGATCCCGGTGGACGGCTGGGTGGTGCGGTGGCTGGCCGCCCACCACGCGGCGGTGGCCAACCGCGCGCCGGCGGTCGCCGCGGAACTGCTGCGGCGCGCCGTCGACACCGACCTGCCGACCCCGGCGCAGCGGGCGAGCCTGCTCGTCACCCTGGTGAAGGTGCTGTTCCGCGCGGGGCGGTTCCCGGAGGCGGAGGCGGAACGCGCGGCGGCGCTCACCACCGACCCGGCGGAGGCCGCCGAGGTGCGGACGCTGCGCGCCACCATGCGGCACCGCCGCGGCGACACCGCGACCGCCATCGCCCTGCTGCGCGAGGGCCTGGCGCTGCCGGGCGTGCCGGACCTGTGGCGGACCCGGTACGTGGCGCTGCTGGCCGACTTCCGCCGGGGCGACCTCGCGGACCTCGACCGCACGCGACGCTCGGCCGAGCGTGCGCACGCGGACGCGGTGGCCGCCGGCGAGCACTACCCGGCCGCGCACGCGGCGCAGACGCTGTGGCTGGTGCACTCGATCCGGCGCGACCACGAGCGGGCGCTGCGCCACGTGGACGAGGCGCTGGCCGTGGTGCGCGACCGGCCCGACCTGGCCGAGCTGGAGTTCGACCTGCTGGACAACCGCGTGTTCAGCCTCCAGAACCTCGACCGCCTCG
Coding sequences:
- a CDS encoding BTAD domain-containing putative transcriptional regulator — protein: MSTTPGRGVRVSVLGPVRAWSGDAELALGPARRRAVFAVLAARANRVVSRHELVDAVWGTAPPAGVVGSLHTYVSGLRRALGDARGALESRSTGYSLRLPEGAVDTGLFDAARAEGGRLFAARRWAEARRALGSALGLWHGVAYAGVPGPFAELERQRLAELRLGVAEQHARVRLALGEHAEVVADLAGLVAEHPRHEALRELVMLALHRSGRQAEALEVFQDARRALASVPGVEPGPALRALHREILAGLPAAPVEPPRLFRVPPRVARAADEPGRVFVGRAEETARLRELVSDVLAGRGAAVWVEGEAGIGKSELLTVALADAGERGCQVGWAVADEPGRRYPLQVIMDCLGVHPASPDPRRAEAAARLRAEPAAGGWVPADPVPIAVDQLVTLVDRVCATAPLVLVVDDLHWADDASVLLWHRLATATRQLPLLLVAATRPDPGRRELARVRHGVEARNGHVLALRPLVPVDAEALIGHAVGARPGATLRELVRRAAGNPLHLTEAANALVRNRSVRVTAGVAEVDPAFTEEVPRSLLDAVERTLEFLSEEAREVLRLAALLGVEFRVAELTAVTGRSPLELVGVLEEAVAATVVVEAGDDLAFRHPYLRQALRAGVPGGVRAALHRHAAEALAGVGAPVERIAEHLVADPIPVDGWVVRWLAAHHAAVANRAPAVAAELLRRAVDTDLPTPAQRASLLVTLVKVLFRAGRFPEAEAERAAALTTDPAEAAEVRTLRATMRHRRGDTATAIALLREGLALPGVPDLWRTRYVALLADFRRGDLADLDRTRRSAERAHADAVAAGEHYPAAHAAQTLWLVHSIRRDHERALRHVDEALAVVRDRPDLAELEFDLLDNRVFSLQNLDRLAEAEDALRTARVVAARHRLPMGLHVSAAVHHHWTGRWDEALAELDAVTEDGPSITFFGLREPGPAALLMHGVAALIAGRRDDRVSAAAHLDAAAAHAPATGAERESVDFHLVASALAAEQRGAPEEAVARLAPILRPDYARMMLRHQWLPYAARLALSVDDRATAREALAVAEEEAAKEVLPARASAAARHCLGLVTGDPDPVLAAVDHYRRVGRVVECASALEDAGVLLAGAGRGEEAASAFTEAVELYAALSARWDIRRAEARRRATGTLGRTGRTARPAARSGWQALSPLEVRIARLVAAGLSNPDIADELALPRRTVQSHVSRLADKLRSDSRAGIAEHVRADGMIPC